The Candidatus Nanosynbacter featherlites DNA window ACTTTGGACATCAAGGCTGGTACGGTGACGCATTTGGTGTATGCTCGGATGATCCCCGAGAAGAAAGAGGTCACCAATTTGAAAGAATATCCAGTGCTAGAATCAGCTAAGTTTGCGCCTGGCGGGCGGTTCATGGCTGGTACTGGCGTGGTGAACGGAACACCGAAACTGTTTTGGGGTGATGTTCGGTCGTACAACAATCCTAAATTTACGGAAACTGACATTAGCACACAACATTTGGCGCAGTATGATGTGGCAACGACCAAGCATCAATTTGCCATCGCTGAGTGGGACTTTGCGGGCCGCTACGTACTATTCAAGCATACTTACACCCCAGAGGGCTCTGACAGCAAGATTCAGTGGCTGCGCTTTGACCGGGATAATCCAAAAGAAATGATTGATGTGACGAATATCGCCAGCGTGGATATTTTGGACGCGCATTTCATCGGTACGAATGGTAATGAGCTATACGTCTTGCAAAATGGTGGTCATGTACGCCAGATGAATGTGGGCGGTGCTTCCCTGTCGCGTCCAGTGTTATCTGGTGTTCAGTCGTTTGTGTTGTATGGCAGTGAGACGATCGCTTATGTCGGTACTGAAGCAAATGTCAAAGTGGCTGGTGTGTGGAAAAAAGGCTGGGAACAGTCGCGCATCATGTATCGAGCTGCGTCAGCGCAGACTGATGATATAGTCAAAATCAAGGCTTCAAAGTATTTCAATAAAGACACCGTGGTTGTGACGGTCAATGACACAGCGCAGATCTATCGCGGTGATTTGCGTCCACCAACCGAGGACTCAGAAGCGGTAAAAAAGTTTTTGAATTCCGTGAAAAAGGTAGCGTTTGGACGGACCATCAAAGATCTGACGCTAAACAGTGACGGTCGAATGGTGATCGTCAAAGATGAGACAGGCTTTGTTAATTATGACATCGAGCGAGAGACTATTTCGCCAGTCATCGCGCTTGATGCAGCGAGTGAGCTCAAATGGCTGGATGAGTTCTATGTCTGGCGACGTAACGCGAGTGGCAACTTGGTGATCCAGGAGTTTGATGGCACCAATGCGCACACACTGACTCCCGTGGCTACTGGTTACGACGCAGCGCTGTCCCCTGACGGTAAATATCTCTACTCGTTTGTCGGTGACGGTGACAAATTAGTTCTCAGTCGTTTGAAGATGACGACCGAATCATAAACTCAAGGAGGTGATTTTCCGGTTATCGAGCGCCAAAGATACGCTCCAAGACGGTTGGCGATGGATTGCCTGGTATTTGTCCTGTTGCGTTGTTTTCAGCAGCAGCAGAAGCGGTGTTGGGGTCTGGGCTGATTTGATCAGCATAGACCAACAGACGCTTGTCGGCAGTGCCAACAGGAACACAGCTGACCAGCGTGAGCATTGGTTTTTGGGTGCCAGTTTGGATTTTGGTGACCTCGTTCGGTTTGACGACTTCTGAACCAGTGATTTTATAGGTGTATCGTTTGCCTTCGTAGTTAAGATATATGACGTCGTCTTTTTGAAGTTTTTCGTTTTGGGCGAAGATGAATTTATATCCTCCGGCGGCAAAGGCGTCATTGCTGGAGTGCCCAGCCAATACAACATTTCCTGCCTGTCCTGGTAGCGCGCTTGCTCCAGAAACGGCAAAGTGCGCTACGCCTTTTTCCATGGCTTTGCGCTGTGATTGTACATCTGGTGCGGCGCCGTACACCACGGGTGCATCAACATTAATCTTCGGGATGATAATCTTTGGTTCAGCGCTGACTTTGGTGTCAATGCTTGGGTCGACGATGATGTTTTGTGGCTCAATATTGCCGGGGCTGGTATAGGCTGCGACAGTACCCAAAATGACTCGGTTGTATTGCAGGAAGACAAAGGCCAACATGACCATGGTTCCAGCAAGGGCTGGGATGAAATGTCGAGAATTGCGCACTTTTTTGGCGGAGTCGTTGACGGTATTGCGGATCTTGGAGCGCAGATCGCGAATGGCCTGCTGTTGTGGTGACAAGGTGTCTGCTGCCTCTGGAGTGCTGGTTTGCGGCCGCTGAGATGGAGACTGTTGAGCATTCAGGTGGTTGGCGTAATACCGTTCATAATACATCTGATAATATTTTTGCCAGGCACTGTGGTATTGCTGCCACTGATCTGGCGTGGCTTGTGGTGTGCTGTTGGCTAGTTGAGTGGGCTGGCTGGTGGTTGCGGTGGTCGTGTCAGTAGGTGGCGTAGTATTAAGGCGGTGGCCCTGCGGCTCGGTCTGTGGAGCTGGTTTGGCTACTGGTGTAGCGGCTTGTGGCTGAGGTTGCGGTTGCAGTGCTGGCTCTTGTGGCGTTGTGCTGGCTGGCGCAGGCGTAGTGTGGGGTGCAGCATCAGATGAATTGCCAGTATAGATCGAGTTGATTTGCCCGCGGATAACATCAGCAGCAGCATTGCGCGTCGATGATTGGTCGCGCGCTGGCGGTTGGAATGGTCGTGGACTTCCGGGGTTCATACTTATGTTTAATGATACAGGAAAATCACCAAAAAAACAAAAATATCCCCTTGTCGAGGGCGAGGATGACGTGATATAATAACCAGTAGTTTTGGAGCGCTCTCTCGTGCCGCGGTGGCGGAATTGGTAGACGCGCTAGACTCAAAATCTGGTGAGCAATAGCTCGTGCCGGTTCAAGTCCGGCCCGCGGTACCAGAGGTCGCTCCAAGCAACCATCGCCCACTGACTGGGCGATTTTTATATATGAGCAAAGAAAATAGCCCACCGAGAGGCTCCAGCCGAGACGTGAGGCCTCAAGGCGAGCTATTTTCTCAGCGGGCTTAGGATACCTCATAGGGTATCTTATCACTTCAGCCGCCTTATACCGTGACAGGTAAAGGCGATGGAGCAGACCAGGCAGGCCATAATCCACCACCAGGCTTCGGTGGTGAGAACGAGGCCGGCTGCTGTAATAGAACAGACTACAGCCAGGCCAAATGAGAGCGGGATTTCTGTCTCCCCCCATTTGAGCATAATACACCTCCTCTCAGGAGTGTATCGCTCAAAGCTAAAGGGCGACTTCCGCCCTTTGACGAAGCTTCGAGCGAAAGCTACCTTGCATTATATCACTAAAAATATAAAATGTCAATGCTTGCTGCGAGTAATTACCCTGTGCAGACAGCGGTGCTGGCAGCGGCTAGTGGTGAGCTGGGTGACCATACCAAGTAGCTGGCGATTTTTGTGCCAACGACTCCACGCCAGATGGCCATCGGCTCATGCCAGGCTTGGGTGACGACGGTACCGCCGTGGGCGATGACTACGTGTTCGGCGTGGAAGGTGCAGATGGTGACTGGATAGGTGATGGTGAATTTATGAAGTATGTCGACGAACTGTGCTAGTTGGATGCTGAACGTCAGCATTTTTGGATAGTACACTGAGCGAAATATTTTTTGTACTTGAGCAAAAGAAGCCACAAATACCACATGCTGATTGTCCAAAATCTCCGCAAAACTGTTTTGTAGTAGGTCGATGGCGTCACGAGTGATGACGACTGGTTGTTGTGAGTGCTTAACCAGTTCTTCGTGGATGATCGCGGTTTGACTATTTCTGCCAGAGTCGCCGATCAGTAAGAGTACGTCGGACCAGTCACGGAGCGATACGGCTTCCGTGAGTGCTGCTTGCGCTAGGCTGCCAGATGGATTGGTTGGCGCGAACAAAACATCAGTCATACTGGACGGTACGCTTTTTTTGAGAACGTCGGGCAGTAATACGCGAACCTGGCCAACACCAGTTGTTTGAGCGGTTGCGTAGGCCTCAGCGACAGACGAAAAGCCCAGTTTGTTACCACCGATGATGGCTAAGCGCCCAGACTGGTCAAGCCGTTCGGGACGATTCCACTCAACATCAGGAAACAGAGGCTTGCCTGGCTCCTGACGCTGCCAGTATGACGAATTCATGAGGCTTCACGAGCTTTCTTTAGCTGTGTCATCACTTCTTCGAGCGTGAGCTTGTTGCGGTGCATAAAGCCTGCTAGGTCCTTGCCGACATAGCGGAAGTGCCAGGATTCTGGTGCGACGCCAGTGATGGCCTGCTTGCCTTCTGGATAGCGCAGGATGAAGCCGTATTCGTGAGCATGAGCCGCCAGCCACTCGGCGGAAGCCTTGTCGAGGCGGCAGGCGGTAAACTTCTCCATGCATTGTTCGGTGTATGATGAAAAGTCCACCGCCAGCCCCAGTTGATGCTCACTCTTGCCTGGTTCTGCCACGAATTCATCAGCGTACAATTGCCCGTTGGTGCGAGCTAGCTCTTTGCGGGTCTTTTCTTGGTCGGCGTAGGAGCGATAAGCGCTGGTGACCAATATGGGATGACCGGCTGCCTCCGCGGCTTTTGCGAATGGCTTGAGATTGTTCAGTGCTTGTGGGCGCAGGCGTTTGTCCTCGACCCATTTAC harbors:
- a CDS encoding PEGA domain-containing protein, producing the protein MYHNNTSAKEIVRRTLVYTTMTLMVIGLIIVLLWHNFGYQFNSKDLKIEQNSLVQYDSFPRGAQVSIDGNAFNLTQTKGLIVPGQHQFTMKLNGYEPWQKTLDIKAGTVTHLVYARMIPEKKEVTNLKEYPVLESAKFAPGGRFMAGTGVVNGTPKLFWGDVRSYNNPKFTETDISTQHLAQYDVATTKHQFAIAEWDFAGRYVLFKHTYTPEGSDSKIQWLRFDRDNPKEMIDVTNIASVDILDAHFIGTNGNELYVLQNGGHVRQMNVGGASLSRPVLSGVQSFVLYGSETIAYVGTEANVKVAGVWKKGWEQSRIMYRAASAQTDDIVKIKASKYFNKDTVVVTVNDTAQIYRGDLRPPTEDSEAVKKFLNSVKKVAFGRTIKDLTLNSDGRMVIVKDETGFVNYDIERETISPVIALDAASELKWLDEFYVWRRNASGNLVIQEFDGTNAHTLTPVATGYDAALSPDGKYLYSFVGDGDKLVLSRLKMTTES
- a CDS encoding sortase, whose translation is MNPGSPRPFQPPARDQSSTRNAAADVIRGQINSIYTGNSSDAAPHTTPAPASTTPQEPALQPQPQPQAATPVAKPAPQTEPQGHRLNTTPPTDTTTATTSQPTQLANSTPQATPDQWQQYHSAWQKYYQMYYERYYANHLNAQQSPSQRPQTSTPEAADTLSPQQQAIRDLRSKIRNTVNDSAKKVRNSRHFIPALAGTMVMLAFVFLQYNRVILGTVAAYTSPGNIEPQNIIVDPSIDTKVSAEPKIIIPKINVDAPVVYGAAPDVQSQRKAMEKGVAHFAVSGASALPGQAGNVVLAGHSSNDAFAAGGYKFIFAQNEKLQKDDVIYLNYEGKRYTYKITGSEVVKPNEVTKIQTGTQKPMLTLVSCVPVGTADKRLLVYADQISPDPNTASAAAENNATGQIPGNPSPTVLERIFGAR
- a CDS encoding M15 family metallopeptidase, with protein sequence MKLSAGRAGLAFVLSAWVTFSGLLIWGGLQASQQSQEVNQLAATSVWKPDAVVEFTHNNTTEKLTIPSWRRLDDGNIWAHVWKQHGLDPNYQPELANLEEVKVGKWVEDKRLRPQALNNLKPFAKAAEAAGHPILVTSAYRSYADQEKTRKELARTNGQLYADEFVAEPGKSEHQLGLAVDFSSYTEQCMEKFTACRLDKASAEWLAAHAHEYGFILRYPEGKQAITGVAPESWHFRYVGKDLAGFMHRNKLTLEEVMTQLKKAREAS